From a region of the Streptomyces sp. NBC_01454 genome:
- a CDS encoding NAD(P)-dependent alcohol dehydrogenase: protein MTVTSAIPATMRAAVLHGPERLSIEERPVPTPGPGEVLVRVEAVGTCGSDVHYYRHGRIGDFVVRAPLVLGHEAAGTVVAAGPGAEAGRIGRRVSIEPGTPCGSCAQCRPGRYNLCPGMRFLATPPIDGAFCEYLAVHQDFAHEVPDSLTLEEAALLEPLSVAVWACRKARVAPGDRVLISGAGPIGLVAAQTARAFGAREVLVTDVLPHRLDLARATGATALDVSRTPLRQAEFTPTVLLECSGVPAVSGEAIRTVGRAGRVVLIGMGGDEVPLPVSRVQQHELEVTGTFRYAHTWPTAMALVQSGAVRLDSLVSHGYGLAEAESALTVATRDATAVKAVIHPQR from the coding sequence ATGACCGTCACCTCCGCGATTCCCGCCACCATGCGAGCCGCCGTCCTGCACGGGCCCGAGCGGCTGAGCATCGAGGAACGCCCCGTCCCCACCCCCGGCCCCGGGGAGGTCCTGGTACGCGTCGAGGCGGTCGGGACCTGCGGCTCGGACGTGCACTACTACCGGCACGGACGCATCGGCGACTTCGTCGTCCGCGCGCCGCTCGTCCTCGGGCACGAAGCGGCCGGCACGGTGGTCGCCGCCGGTCCGGGAGCCGAGGCGGGACGGATCGGCCGACGTGTCTCCATCGAGCCCGGTACGCCCTGCGGCAGCTGCGCCCAATGCCGTCCGGGCCGCTACAACCTGTGCCCCGGCATGCGCTTCCTCGCCACACCGCCGATCGACGGTGCCTTCTGCGAATACCTGGCAGTGCACCAGGACTTCGCCCATGAGGTCCCCGACTCCCTCACCCTCGAGGAGGCCGCCCTGCTGGAACCGCTGTCCGTGGCCGTCTGGGCCTGCCGCAAGGCCCGCGTGGCTCCCGGCGACCGCGTACTGATCAGCGGCGCGGGACCGATCGGCCTGGTCGCCGCCCAGACGGCACGGGCCTTCGGCGCACGGGAGGTGCTGGTCACTGACGTCCTCCCGCACCGACTCGACCTCGCCCGGGCCACCGGCGCCACCGCCCTCGACGTCTCCCGCACCCCGCTGCGTCAGGCGGAGTTCACCCCCACCGTCCTGCTGGAGTGCTCCGGCGTCCCCGCCGTCAGCGGTGAGGCGATCCGCACCGTCGGCCGGGCCGGCCGGGTGGTGCTCATCGGCATGGGCGGTGACGAGGTGCCGCTGCCGGTCAGCCGCGTGCAGCAGCACGAACTGGAAGTGACCGGCACCTTCCGCTACGCCCACACCTGGCCCACCGCGATGGCCCTGGTGCAGTCGGGAGCGGTCCGGCTCGACTCCCTGGTCTCCCACGGTTACGGTCTTGCCGAGGCCGAGAGCGCACTGACCGTCGCCACCCGCGACGCGACAGCCGTGAAGGCCGTGATTCACCCCCAGCGGTAG
- a CDS encoding carbohydrate ABC transporter permease, translated as MTTAQGTAAPRKRAAARPAKWLSRGVIQLFLLVIGLVWLTPAAGLFLSSLRTEEANADSGWWTALTSPGQLSLDNYTALLKDSGIVQAFWNTVLISVPTTVAVVVIAALAGYAFAWMDFPGRDWIFLVVVAMLVVPVQIGLLPVAKLFGALGLFGSIPGVVLFHTAYGLPFAIFLLRNYFAEIPKEMLEAARMDGGGEWRIFSQLVLPLGRPAIASLAIFQFLWVWNDMLVALLFADNGSQPLTVALQSQMRQFGSNIGVLAPGAFLSLIVPLIVFFVFQRHFVQGIMAGSVK; from the coding sequence ATGACCACCGCTCAGGGAACCGCCGCGCCCCGCAAGCGGGCGGCCGCACGGCCGGCGAAGTGGCTCAGCCGCGGCGTGATCCAGCTGTTCCTGCTGGTCATCGGCCTGGTCTGGCTCACCCCCGCCGCCGGGCTCTTCCTCTCGTCCCTCCGGACGGAGGAGGCCAACGCCGACAGCGGCTGGTGGACCGCGCTCACCTCACCCGGGCAGCTCTCGCTGGACAACTACACGGCGCTGCTGAAGGACTCGGGCATCGTCCAGGCGTTCTGGAACACCGTGCTGATCTCGGTGCCCACCACCGTCGCCGTCGTGGTGATCGCCGCGCTGGCCGGCTACGCCTTCGCCTGGATGGACTTCCCCGGCCGCGACTGGATCTTCCTGGTGGTGGTCGCCATGCTGGTGGTGCCGGTGCAGATCGGTCTGCTGCCGGTGGCCAAGCTGTTCGGCGCGCTCGGACTGTTCGGCTCCATCCCCGGCGTCGTGCTGTTCCACACCGCCTACGGGCTGCCGTTCGCCATCTTCCTGCTGCGCAACTACTTCGCGGAGATCCCCAAGGAGATGCTGGAGGCGGCCCGGATGGACGGCGGCGGGGAGTGGCGGATCTTCTCCCAGCTGGTCCTGCCGCTGGGCCGCCCGGCCATCGCCAGCCTGGCCATCTTCCAGTTCCTGTGGGTGTGGAACGACATGCTGGTCGCCCTGCTCTTCGCCGACAACGGATCACAGCCGCTGACGGTGGCCCTGCAGTCGCAGATGCGGCAGTTCGGCAGCAACATCGGTGTGCTGGCGCCCGGCGCCTTCCTGTCCCTGATCGTGCCGCTGATCGTGTTCTTCGTCTTCCAGCGGCACTTCGTGCAGGGCATCATGGCCGGTTCGGTCAAGTAG
- a CDS encoding GNAT family N-acetyltransferase, whose product MSELRTERLILREWRASDLGPWAAMNADPEVRAHFPEVLTRERSEASVAAFQADLERRGWGWWAVEVRATGEFIGFTGLDPVDEGMPFTGVEAGWRLTRSAWGQGYATEAGRAALAFGFDTLRLPQILAVTTATNLRSQAVMRRLGMTRDPADDFDDPEVAEGPLRPCVVYRISAADHRSNTRKRDGN is encoded by the coding sequence ATGTCTGAACTGCGAACCGAACGGCTGATACTCCGGGAATGGCGGGCGTCCGACCTCGGGCCCTGGGCGGCGATGAACGCCGATCCCGAGGTCCGGGCACACTTCCCCGAAGTGCTCACCCGCGAGCGGAGCGAGGCGTCCGTGGCCGCCTTCCAGGCCGATCTGGAACGGCGCGGCTGGGGATGGTGGGCGGTCGAGGTGCGCGCGACCGGGGAGTTCATCGGCTTCACCGGACTGGATCCGGTGGACGAGGGCATGCCGTTCACGGGGGTGGAAGCCGGCTGGCGGCTGACCCGTTCGGCCTGGGGACAGGGTTATGCCACCGAGGCCGGCCGCGCCGCGCTGGCCTTCGGCTTCGACACCCTCCGGCTGCCGCAGATCCTCGCCGTGACCACGGCCACCAACCTCCGCTCCCAGGCGGTGATGCGCCGCCTCGGGATGACCCGCGATCCGGCCGATGACTTCGACGATCCCGAGGTGGCCGAGGGCCCGTTGCGCCCGTGCGTGGTGTACCGGATCTCCGCCGCGGACCACCGGAGCAACACACGCAAGCGGGACGGGAATTGA
- a CDS encoding AMIN-like domain-containing (lipo)protein has product MRRLGTVAAALVLAGAGVAGTAGVADAATGPVGNAAPAAACSAVWGSGDKSVTGADAAPLTNIRTGRHACYDRMVFDVGTASGTLGYHVGYVDAFHQDGSGARIPVKGGAILQIYVSAPSYDPATGRQTYGGSAGKPLPGVDISGYKTFTDTKFGASFEGQTQVGLGVRAKLPFRVLQSGHELIVDVAHTW; this is encoded by the coding sequence ATGCGACGGTTAGGGACAGTGGCGGCGGCACTCGTGCTGGCGGGCGCCGGGGTGGCGGGCACGGCCGGCGTGGCCGACGCCGCGACCGGTCCGGTGGGCAACGCGGCGCCGGCCGCGGCCTGTTCGGCCGTCTGGGGCAGCGGCGACAAGTCCGTCACGGGCGCGGACGCCGCACCGCTCACCAACATCAGAACCGGCCGGCACGCGTGCTACGACCGCATGGTGTTCGACGTCGGCACCGCCTCCGGCACGCTCGGCTACCACGTCGGCTATGTCGACGCGTTCCACCAGGACGGCTCGGGCGCACGGATACCGGTCAAGGGGGGCGCCATTTTGCAGATCTATGTGTCCGCACCCAGCTATGACCCGGCGACCGGTAGGCAGACCTACGGCGGGTCCGCCGGCAAGCCGCTGCCGGGAGTGGACATCAGTGGATACAAGACGTTCACGGACACCAAGTTCGGGGCGAGCTTCGAAGGGCAGACCCAGGTCGGCCTGGGCGTCCGCGCCAAGCTTCCCTTCCGGGTGCTCCAGTCCGGCCATGAGCTGATCGTGGACGTCGCACACACCTGGTGA
- a CDS encoding HelD family protein: MRHEQEFIDLLYARLAEMRTGAAASVTEALPREGNNAQARLERDVLVAEQSGLLAAFDAGEHGLCFGRLLFRDGRDHHIGRLGIRRDDAEHTPLVIDWRAEVARPFYLATGHTPMGLRRRRHLTTEGRKVTALHDEILDLADAVRTGHEGSDADAVLLAALDAARTGRMHDIVQTIQAEQDAIIRAPHDGILVVEGGPGTGKTVVALHRAAYLLYAHREQLARRAVLIVGPNPAFLSYIGEVLPSLGETGVLLATPAELFPGVTATGTETAEAAEIKGRAAMADALAHFVRDRQTLPDPVIVIDHEDGELRLDADLAREARRHARASGLPHNLARPHFAFHVIDALTAQLTERIGADPYGGPNLLGPDDIAQLGKAIALSSEVHGAIEELWPALTPQQLVADFLAEPVHLPDAEADTIRRTCGGWTPADIPLLDEAAELLGEDDAAARAAAEARRQQQIAYAQGVLDLSYGSRTQEFEDRDDEESEVLAAHDLVDAERLADRHEETDHRTAAERAAADRTWAFGHIIVDEAQELSEMAWRLLMRRCPMRSMTLVGDPAQTAEPGGCGAWESILAPYADDRWHHVRLGVNYRTPSEIMEIAARVPRSTDPSFAPPRSIRSTGERPWARRTDDLAGAVAEAVAREASGEGRLAVIAPHSRCATLSAALPDASAGSSPDLTSPVVVIDPRQAKGLEFDTVLVVEPAEFGASDLYVALTRATQRLGVLHTEPLPAALSELAEPTGLSAPADPADLSEVSALTAPEAGATGR, encoded by the coding sequence TTGCGGCACGAGCAGGAATTCATCGATCTGCTCTATGCACGCCTCGCGGAAATGCGGACCGGGGCGGCGGCGTCGGTGACCGAAGCCCTGCCGCGGGAAGGGAACAACGCCCAGGCGCGTCTGGAGCGCGATGTGCTGGTGGCCGAACAGTCCGGACTGCTGGCCGCGTTCGACGCCGGTGAACACGGCCTCTGCTTCGGCCGGCTGCTCTTCCGCGACGGCCGGGACCACCACATCGGCCGCCTCGGAATCCGGCGCGACGACGCGGAGCACACTCCGCTGGTCATCGACTGGCGGGCCGAGGTCGCCCGGCCGTTCTACCTCGCCACCGGGCACACCCCCATGGGGCTGCGCCGCAGGCGTCACCTCACCACTGAGGGCAGGAAGGTCACCGCCCTGCACGACGAGATCCTCGACCTCGCCGACGCCGTGCGCACCGGACACGAAGGCAGCGACGCGGACGCCGTGCTGCTGGCCGCGCTCGACGCGGCGCGCACCGGACGGATGCACGACATCGTGCAGACCATCCAGGCGGAACAGGACGCCATCATCCGCGCCCCGCACGACGGCATCCTCGTCGTGGAGGGCGGGCCCGGCACCGGCAAGACCGTCGTCGCGCTGCACCGCGCGGCGTATCTGCTCTACGCGCACCGGGAGCAACTGGCCCGCCGGGCCGTGCTGATCGTCGGGCCGAATCCGGCCTTCCTCAGCTACATCGGGGAGGTGCTGCCCTCGCTGGGCGAGACGGGGGTGCTGCTCGCCACACCCGCTGAGCTCTTCCCGGGCGTGACCGCGACCGGCACCGAGACCGCCGAGGCCGCCGAGATCAAGGGCCGTGCGGCGATGGCGGACGCCCTGGCGCACTTCGTACGGGACCGCCAGACCCTGCCCGACCCGGTGATCGTGATCGACCACGAGGACGGCGAACTCCGGCTGGACGCGGACCTCGCGCGCGAGGCACGCCGTCATGCCCGCGCCTCCGGACTGCCGCACAACCTCGCCCGCCCGCACTTCGCCTTCCACGTCATCGACGCGCTCACCGCGCAGCTCACCGAACGGATCGGCGCGGACCCCTACGGCGGGCCGAACCTCCTCGGCCCCGACGACATCGCCCAGCTCGGCAAGGCCATCGCCCTCAGCTCCGAAGTGCACGGCGCCATCGAGGAGTTGTGGCCCGCCCTCACCCCGCAGCAACTGGTCGCCGACTTCCTCGCCGAGCCCGTCCACCTCCCCGACGCCGAGGCGGACACGATCCGGCGCACCTGCGGCGGCTGGACCCCCGCGGACATTCCCCTGCTGGACGAGGCCGCCGAGCTCCTCGGCGAGGACGACGCGGCCGCCCGCGCCGCCGCCGAGGCGCGACGCCAGCAGCAGATCGCCTACGCCCAGGGCGTGCTCGACCTCTCCTACGGCTCCCGCACCCAGGAGTTCGAGGACCGCGACGACGAGGAATCGGAGGTGCTGGCCGCGCACGACCTGGTGGACGCCGAACGGCTCGCCGACCGGCACGAGGAGACCGACCACCGCACCGCCGCCGAACGCGCCGCGGCCGACCGCACCTGGGCCTTCGGCCACATCATCGTCGACGAGGCACAGGAACTGTCCGAGATGGCCTGGCGGCTGTTGATGCGCCGCTGCCCGATGCGCTCGATGACCCTGGTCGGCGACCCGGCGCAGACCGCCGAACCGGGCGGCTGCGGCGCCTGGGAGTCGATCCTCGCGCCCTACGCCGACGATCGCTGGCACCATGTCAGACTCGGCGTCAACTACCGCACGCCGAGCGAGATCATGGAGATCGCGGCGCGGGTGCCCCGGTCCACCGACCCCTCCTTCGCGCCGCCCCGCTCGATCCGGTCCACCGGCGAACGTCCGTGGGCGCGGCGCACGGACGACCTGGCCGGTGCGGTGGCCGAGGCCGTCGCGCGGGAGGCGTCCGGGGAGGGGCGGCTCGCGGTGATCGCCCCCCACTCCCGCTGCGCGACGCTGTCCGCGGCCCTCCCGGACGCCTCCGCCGGGTCCTCCCCGGATCTGACCAGCCCGGTGGTGGTGATCGACCCGCGACAGGCCAAGGGCCTGGAGTTCGACACCGTGCTCGTGGTGGAACCGGCGGAGTTCGGGGCCAGCGACCTGTATGTCGCGCTCACCCGGGCGACCCAACGGCTGGGCGTGCTCCACACGGAGCCGTTGCCCGCGGCACTGTCGGAGCTGGCGGAGCCGACGGGGCTGTCGGCGCCGGCGGATCCGGCGGATCTTTCAGAGGTGTCCGCGCTGACGGCGCCGGAGGCCGGGGCGACCGGCCGGTGA
- a CDS encoding DeoR/GlpR family DNA-binding transcription regulator translates to MASTRSSLAEVDRRRQDVLAHVVEHGEVRIDELARRFGVSLATMHRDLDQLAERRLLRKERGRAAPFPTLTMETATRFRLGVNLPVKEALCAAVADEVRPGSTLVLDDSTTVFPLAAHIARTEAVTVITNSLGVARLFDDTPGADVTLLGGRYRGEFGSCVGPEVLRALGRIHADLTVMSAVSVLGGRLFHPIRDYAEIKEAMLECAQRSLLLVDHTKFGKAATHAYGDIGHYDRVVTDRGTPAGELAELRRRGAPVDVVDVVDV, encoded by the coding sequence ATGGCTTCCACACGGTCGTCGCTGGCCGAGGTCGACCGGCGACGGCAGGACGTACTGGCCCATGTCGTCGAGCACGGAGAAGTGCGCATCGACGAACTCGCCAGACGCTTCGGGGTCAGCCTCGCGACGATGCACCGCGATCTGGACCAGCTCGCCGAACGCCGGCTGCTGCGCAAGGAACGCGGGCGGGCCGCGCCCTTCCCGACCCTCACCATGGAGACCGCCACCCGCTTCCGTCTCGGGGTGAACCTCCCGGTGAAGGAGGCGCTGTGCGCCGCCGTCGCCGACGAGGTGCGGCCCGGCAGCACCCTGGTGCTGGACGACTCGACCACGGTTTTCCCGCTCGCGGCCCACATCGCCCGGACCGAGGCGGTCACGGTGATCACCAACTCCCTCGGCGTGGCACGACTGTTCGACGACACGCCCGGCGCCGATGTCACTCTCCTCGGCGGCCGCTACCGCGGGGAATTCGGCTCCTGCGTCGGCCCCGAGGTGCTGCGCGCCCTCGGCCGCATCCATGCCGATCTCACCGTGATGTCGGCGGTGTCGGTGCTCGGCGGCCGGCTCTTCCACCCGATCCGCGACTACGCCGAGATCAAGGAAGCCATGCTGGAGTGTGCGCAGCGGTCGCTGCTGCTGGTGGACCACACCAAGTTCGGCAAGGCCGCCACGCATGCCTACGGCGACATCGGCCACTACGACCGCGTCGTCACGGACCGCGGCACTCCGGCCGGGGAGCTGGCCGAACTGCGGCGCAGGGGCGCGCCCGTCGACGTGGTCGACGTGGTCGACGTCTGA
- a CDS encoding MFS transporter, with translation MSSSAHLPPVRTPAAGSPPPGRIRSLPARLGIPPALTWGFVGVLLFMTGDGVETGFFSKYLADQGMGKTDAAVVIAVYGITVAIGAWLSGALSDLWGPRRVMTAGFAIWLVFQVLLLTVALPAMNYPLLLLIYGLRGFGYPLFAYGFLVWVTAATEPRRMGTAVGWYWFAFTGGLPTLGSLVASATIPAIGSYHTLWCALGLVTLGGLLALLLVREPTGRSPLAPHGERPLATLAGSVSIMRRRPRVAVGAAVRVVSTGSQFGFLVCMPFFFTETVGFSTSGWLRLLSVMFAANIFANLFFGAVGDRLGWQRTMTWFGAVACAVTCLGLYYVPVVAGPHFLPAAVAAALYGIALAGYVPISALVPALAPRHKGQAMSALNLGAGASTFAGPAVVALALGPVGVAGIVWIFALLHLATAVAIRLLVPDPEFTAPSAELPDVPSDSLSDSLSAAPQTGVASLPAGRR, from the coding sequence ATGAGCAGCTCCGCCCACCTCCCGCCCGTGCGGACACCGGCCGCCGGCTCCCCACCGCCGGGCCGTATCCGCTCGCTGCCCGCACGCCTGGGCATACCGCCGGCCCTGACCTGGGGTTTCGTGGGGGTGCTGCTGTTCATGACCGGCGACGGCGTGGAGACAGGCTTCTTCTCGAAGTACCTGGCCGACCAGGGCATGGGCAAGACCGACGCGGCGGTGGTCATCGCCGTCTACGGCATCACCGTCGCCATCGGCGCCTGGCTCTCGGGGGCCCTGTCGGACCTGTGGGGGCCACGGCGGGTGATGACCGCCGGCTTCGCCATCTGGCTCGTCTTCCAGGTGCTCCTGCTGACGGTGGCACTGCCGGCCATGAACTATCCGCTGCTGCTGCTCATCTACGGGCTGCGCGGTTTCGGCTACCCCTTGTTCGCCTACGGGTTCCTGGTGTGGGTCACCGCGGCGACCGAGCCCCGGCGGATGGGAACCGCGGTCGGCTGGTACTGGTTCGCCTTCACCGGCGGTCTGCCGACCCTGGGCTCCCTCGTGGCCAGCGCCACGATCCCGGCGATCGGCTCGTACCACACCCTGTGGTGCGCCCTCGGACTGGTGACGCTCGGCGGGCTGCTCGCCCTGCTGCTGGTGCGCGAGCCCACCGGGCGCTCCCCGCTCGCTCCGCACGGCGAGCGCCCGCTGGCGACCCTGGCGGGCAGCGTCTCGATCATGCGGCGCCGGCCGCGGGTGGCCGTCGGCGCCGCCGTGCGCGTCGTCAGCACCGGCTCCCAGTTCGGCTTCCTGGTCTGTATGCCGTTCTTCTTCACCGAGACCGTCGGGTTCAGCACCTCGGGCTGGCTGCGGCTGCTCAGCGTGATGTTCGCCGCGAACATCTTCGCCAACCTGTTCTTCGGAGCCGTCGGCGACCGGCTCGGATGGCAGCGCACCATGACCTGGTTCGGCGCCGTGGCCTGTGCGGTGACCTGTCTCGGGCTGTACTACGTCCCCGTCGTGGCCGGTCCGCACTTCCTTCCCGCCGCGGTGGCCGCCGCCCTGTACGGCATCGCCCTCGCCGGCTACGTCCCGATCTCGGCGCTGGTGCCCGCGCTGGCCCCGCGCCACAAGGGGCAGGCCATGTCGGCCCTCAACCTGGGCGCCGGGGCCAGCACCTTCGCCGGACCGGCCGTCGTCGCCCTGGCCCTGGGGCCGGTCGGTGTCGCGGGCATCGTGTGGATCTTCGCCCTCCTCCATCTCGCCACCGCGGTCGCCATCCGGCTCCTCGTTCCCGACCCGGAGTTCACCGCACCGTCCGCTGAACTGCCCGACGTGCCGTCCGACTCGCTGTCCGACTCGCTGTCCGCCGCACCGCAGACCGGCGTCGCGAGCCTTCCGGCGGGCC